A part of Melittangium boletus DSM 14713 genomic DNA contains:
- a CDS encoding MmcQ/YjbR family DNA-binding protein → MTMTPVPPEMKRLEPFVQALREAARAYPETTEDFPWGHPTVKVKGKAFVFFSLSGEGLSLSVKLPHSNGAALMLPFAQPTGYGLGKSGWVSASFGAKDTPPMELLRRWLDESYRAVAPKKLVAQLGAAGAPPGAPGRAPSKKTPAAKKTPATKKTPAAKKAPATKKVARKS, encoded by the coding sequence ATGACGATGACGCCGGTTCCCCCCGAGATGAAGAGGCTCGAGCCCTTCGTGCAGGCCCTGCGAGAGGCGGCCCGCGCCTACCCCGAGACCACGGAGGACTTTCCCTGGGGTCACCCCACGGTGAAGGTCAAGGGCAAGGCCTTCGTGTTCTTCTCACTCAGCGGAGAGGGCCTGTCCCTGTCCGTCAAGCTGCCCCACTCGAATGGAGCGGCGCTGATGCTGCCGTTCGCCCAGCCCACGGGGTACGGCCTGGGCAAGAGCGGCTGGGTGTCCGCGAGCTTCGGTGCCAAGGACACGCCCCCCATGGAGCTGCTGCGCCGGTGGCTGGACGAGAGCTACCGCGCGGTGGCGCCCAAGAAGCTCGTGGCACAACTGGGAGCCGCGGGAGCTCCGCCCGGCGCCCCCGGCCGCGCGCCGAGCAAGAAGACCCCGGCGGCCAAGAAGACCCCGGCCACCAAGAAGACTCCCGCCGCCAAGAAGGCTCCGGCCACCAAGAAGGTGGCCAGGAAATCATGA